The genomic DNA GCGCGAAGCGCTCCGGTTCGGTCGGCGCCAAGGAAGGTGAGGCGGCGCTCTCAAAACCTGAACTGCAATTCGAGTTGCACTGGAATCCGGACGCCGAGAATCAGTCAACGCTCCTCGGCCTGCAACCGCCGGAATTACCAGAACGCTTAACGCCGGGGCAGGCGGCGCAGTTTTCGGAATTCGTCGAGTATTTCCACTATCGTATTCGCGACCTGTTGGAATCTGTGCAGCGCCCCGACCACGCGCAGCCGATCGTGCTAGAAGATCGGCAGTGGCAGAACCTGCTCGACATGCAGGCGCGCTTAGCGCAGTATCTGCGGGACATCGCCCGGCCGGACGCTTCCTAAATTGCTCCGCATAGCGGAAGCTTTCGGCGCAGCAAAGCGATCGTACATCCGCTGTTGCGCGAGGTGCCGCGCCGCCACCATGCAGACGATCACCGTGGTGAGCAAGATCATCGCGCGTAGGTAGTCCCGCCTCCGGGCGGCGCCAAAGGCCGCAGCCGCCAGCGGTGGCAACATGGCGAAGGCGGCCAACAGCGACACGCCGAAAAGCACGGTGCTCCAGGTATCGCCCCCGGTGAGTGCCGCTTGAAACGGTGTGGGCGAAATCATCAGGAGCCAAAGCCCGCTCATCAATTGCAGCGCCGTGGGAACCAGCCCCAGCCACCCGCCCCAGACGCCAATCCGCGCCGCGTCGTCGCGTTGGGATTCATCGCGTGCGCGACGCATCGCCAAGCCCAGCAACATCACGCCGGTCACGGCGAACGAGGCCAGCACGAAATGCGACGCCCGGGCCAGCGTCTCTGGCTCGGCGAAGAGTTTCAGGAGTTCTTGCCGGCCAAGTTCCGGCTTGCCCCAGGTCTCCGGCCGAGTGGTCAACACGCCGATGCCGGCGAACAGCGGCGGAAAATGATAAATGGTGTTCGTGGCGGCGAGCAGATTGATCAACGCATGCCACCAACGGCCGGCGAACCGCCGCCACGTGGCCAAATAGACCACGAGCAACAGGTACGAAAACACCAGCTCGGCGATGCCGAACCAATAACGCGAGCGCGGAATCAATTCCGCCGCGCGCAGAAACGGCTCCGGCCGGTGGTGGTAGATGGCGCCAAGGACAAGGCCGCCGAGCACGATGCCGGAGGTCAGCCCTATGAGCGACATCCTCGCCAGCCACTCGCCCGTCGTGCTAGCGAGCGCATCCCCAGTGCGCCGTGTGCGCCAGCCGAGCCAAAGGCAAACGAATGGCCCGGCGGTGGCGACATTCATCGCCATCAAATGCGCCGACAACAGCAGGACCATTAGTAGATCGAGCAACCGCATCACCCGGCGTCAAACAATTGTTGGCTCGGCGAATCCACTTCCACCAGGATACGCGATGGCGCCGCAATTACGAAGCGTTGGTAACTCGGCCGATTACTCCCGCACTTTCGCCGTGCCGTCGAAGTACGCCTGGTACTTCGGCCAACTCCAGACGGCGAGCTCGCGGCCGACGCGCAGGCCGACGTTATTGTCCGTGGCGATGTGGTAACCGCCCAGACAACGCGAGAGCGCGGCCATCTCGGCCGTGGCGCTCCAAGTTGGCAGGTCGATCGTCATCATTTCGCCAGGTACGTTCTCTGTCAGCTCGCAATGCCGGCGCTGTTCCATGAAGCCGTACTCGTCGCTGCCGGTAAACAGTTCCAGGGCCTTCGAACAGGCGCCGCTCACGGTGGCGTGTCCGCTCGTATAGCCAGGGAACGGCGGCGTCACGAAAATTGCCGGAGAATAGGGACTCCATTCCTCGGCGGGGACCATTTTCGCGCCCCCCTCGGGCCCGGCCCAGCCGCGCACCATCTGGCCCTTGTAATAGTGCCGGACGAGCGTCCAAGGGCGCGAGGAGTCGTACACCCGCTTGGTCTCCCAGCAGGAGATAAAGGCGTCCGAGGCGACATTGGCGATCACGAAATAGAGCTTCACATCCTGGTCGAGATCGTGTTTGTCACGCCGGGAAACGTCCTGCGCGAAGCGCAACCAGTGCCCGCTCTGCCCGGTGGAACGCGGTCCGTCGCGCATGAATTCGACGGCGGCCTTCTGCTCGTGGGTGAGGCTGGCGTTGTAGGCCAACACTTCATCGACGTCTTTCTTCAATCGGCCGTCGCCGTCCGTGGTCAGCGGTGGCGGTTCCGGGCGGAATTGCTCGCCGCTTTCCATCACAAACGGCTTCACGCGATACCAGTGCGGCGTGAGGAAATCGACGATGAATTTGCTGCCGTCCGCGCGCGTGAAGGGAATCGGTTGCCAGCGGTCCGGGTCGAGAATCTTGTCCGGCGAATTCACCGGCTGATAGAACGTGTAGTCCGAGTAAGGCGTTCCGTCGCCGCCCGCCTCGTCGCCCAGTTGGTTCGCGCCGTCGTGCTTGCGGTACTCGATCAACGCCTGGGCGGCGAGGTATCCGATCCCCGCGGGCTTGGTCGGATCCTTCGAGACCAACAGCGGGTCGTAGCCCAGCTTCGTCATCTCGCCCGCGAGGTAATCTTTCGAGTCCGGATAGACAAACAGCAGCGCATGATACGCGGCGTAGCTAATCGCAGCCTGCTTGTTGTCGAGCGTGTGTTCCGACTTAGGGCGGCGGAGTTGTCCACCCAAGCGCGAGCCCACGGCCTTCTCGTCGTAGGCGGCCCAGGCGTCGTACATCGCCGTCGCCCAAATGGCCAACGTGCGGGAAATGATCGTCGGACGCGCGCCGTAACGGTCGACGTCCTGCGCCGTGGCCTCTTCGGCGATATCCAGCCAAAGGTAAGCCAGCGAGACGTTGGACTTATCCGCGATCGGCAGAAATTTGTGAAGCGGCTTTTCGGTCGCGGGGGGATCCGCCGCGTTCGCAAAAGACACGATCACGCACGACGCGAGCACGATGCACAAGATTGATTGCTTCATGGGATGTCCACCCCGAGGGAGCCAATGGGAATCGTCCGGAGAAACCGAACGCGCCACCTCCTTGTGGCGTCGACCGAGCATGAGCCGATGCCTTCACGCGCCGGGACGAGCGGTCTATGGAGAAGTGGTCCCGACCCCTCCATTCTTGCCAGTTTAGTTTATGTTTTGCAACCCTGCGGCGCGAAGAATTCGCTTGATCCGATGAATAAGCGGAAGGGGCACAATTTGCACTCCCCCAACCGGGCGAATCCGCGCAGGACCGAGCGGAATCGGCGTCCGATGGGACAAAAATGTGCCTTTTCCGCATCGTTAGTCACGATCAGACATGACCAGCTGGCGGCAAAACGGCAGTAGCGCCAGAGCCAAGAATTCATCGACCCGCCACAGATTGCGGGCAGGGTTGGCTTCAAAAAACACGCTGGCGGAGAGCACCAGCAAATCGCGGAAACTCTTGAGCGGCAGCCCGCGCATCGAAACCGCGGAAAGCTGCTGGTAGGTCTCCAAGAGCGTCCGGTGGACGCCCACGAAATTGAGCAGCACTCGGGTGTACGCGTTTACGCGGAGTTGATCGCCGTCGTCGCTCCAGCGCAATTCCGGGGCGAAGTAGTCCGTCTCCAATTCGCTCCAGATAGCGACAGCCTGGACGACGGCACGCGCCGCCGCTTCCGGCGTTGCGCCGCCTTGCACCAGCTCATCGACTACTTTTCCTTGACGTCCGGGTTGCTTGCTCCAGAGTCGAAAAACCTTGGTCGCTTGACCAAAATAGAAGGGCACATCCGCCAACGTGAGATCGAGCATTGCCGGGTACGTCCAGAG from Planctomycetia bacterium includes the following:
- a CDS encoding vanadium-dependent haloperoxidase gives rise to the protein MKQSILCIVLASCVIVSFANAADPPATEKPLHKFLPIADKSNVSLAYLWLDIAEEATAQDVDRYGARPTIISRTLAIWATAMYDAWAAYDEKAVGSRLGGQLRRPKSEHTLDNKQAAISYAAYHALLFVYPDSKDYLAGEMTKLGYDPLLVSKDPTKPAGIGYLAAQALIEYRKHDGANQLGDEAGGDGTPYSDYTFYQPVNSPDKILDPDRWQPIPFTRADGSKFIVDFLTPHWYRVKPFVMESGEQFRPEPPPLTTDGDGRLKKDVDEVLAYNASLTHEQKAAVEFMRDGPRSTGQSGHWLRFAQDVSRRDKHDLDQDVKLYFVIANVASDAFISCWETKRVYDSSRPWTLVRHYYKGQMVRGWAGPEGGAKMVPAEEWSPYSPAIFVTPPFPGYTSGHATVSGACSKALELFTGSDEYGFMEQRRHCELTENVPGEMMTIDLPTWSATAEMAALSRCLGGYHIATDNNVGLRVGRELAVWSWPKYQAYFDGTAKVRE
- a CDS encoding FHA domain-containing protein → MALVTLRVLEGADRGRSYELLPTPITIGREEGNSVQLNDERISRFHLKIQDDGDKLVLTDLESTNGTKVNGEDIQLKILRYGDTISVGRSRLLYGSPDQIAQRLAEARNGKGAKRSGSVGAKEGEAALSKPELQFELHWNPDAENQSTLLGLQPPELPERLTPGQAAQFSEFVEYFHYRIRDLLESVQRPDHAQPIVLEDRQWQNLLDMQARLAQYLRDIARPDAS